DNA from Macadamia integrifolia cultivar HAES 741 chromosome 12, SCU_Mint_v3, whole genome shotgun sequence:
GAGCACATGGTCGGGGACGGAAGGAGTGGAAGTGAAGAGGGTGAGGGCGATGGACTGAGTCCCTGGCATTTGGCTGTTGAAGGCCGATAGGACGGCGGCTGGGACTTTGGCGTCGTTGTTCTTCTGGAAATGGACGAGTCCCTTGGGGAAGACGAATATGTCACCCTTCTTTATGGTCTGAGACACCAGCACGTTGGCTGTGGTTATGAAGCCAACCTCCAGTTCTCCCTCCAGCACGAACACAATCTCCGTGGCCCTTGGGTGGGTATGTGGTGGGTTCAGCCCACTAGGTGAGTAGTCGATCCGAGACAAGGACACTCCCAGGGTGTTCAGCCCTGGGATCTTCTCCACGTTGGCCGGGGTCACCAGCGATCCCATGGTGTTGTTGGGCTTCGCTGCCTTGGCAAGCCCCGAGTAGAAAAAGTCAGCCGCACTCACATTCCCGGCGTTCTTGCACGGA
Protein-coding regions in this window:
- the LOC122056961 gene encoding germin-like protein subfamily 2 member 4, with translation MSIIIALFVICAMVSGSFASDPDPLQDVCVANLTSGVKVNGYPCKNAGNVSAADFFYSGLAKAAKPNNTMGSLVTPANVEKIPGLNTLGVSLSRIDYSPSGLNPPHTHPRATEIVFVLEGELEVGFITTANVLVSQTIKKGDIFVFPKGLVHFQKNNDAKVPAAVLSAFNSQMPGTQSIALTLFTSTPSVPDHVLTTAFQIGTKEVEKIRSKLTPKK